The genomic window CTCCTGGCTGGCTCGAAGATAATGCGTTTTCGCCTGGTCGAGCCTTCCCAACTTTTCCTCCATCAATCCTAACTTAAGAATAGCTTCGGAATGAAGAAAGGAAGATCCCTTGTCCTTCAAAACCTGATCATAGAGAGCTTTTGCTTCTTCCTGTTTATTCATGGCTGCAAGGGCCGATGCTAACTGCATTTGAACCAATCCGAAAAAGACGCCGTTTTTTCCAGCAGTGGGAGATATTTCCTTTAAGATTTGATGGGCCCGGTCAAAGTTTTCGTATTCCATGTAGATAGAAGCCAACTGGATACTCCCAATCAAAGCAGCTTTTGAGCCCATATTGCTTTTGATCTTTGTATCGAAGTCACCCAAGAGAGAACCATAATCAGCGTCGATATTTTTATCACTGGCCTTTTTTTTCGTCTCTTTTCCGTCCTTCTGAGTGGTTGATTCATTTTTACTTAGAAGATCGGCTTGAATTTTATAAATCTTTGACTCCACTTCATACAGTGCCTCCTGGGCGCGAGTCTCTCTGAATTTTAGGTACCAGCTCCAACCTCCAGCGGCTGCCCCAATAACAAGCAAACCACCGAGGACTGAGAACACAAGTTTGCGATTCTTCTGAATCCACAGACCCACCATATCTGAAGTGGCGATGAAGGAATCAGGACCCTTAATGTCGTCTTTATCTAGCTTTTTAGTCACGTTTCAAACTCCGTTTTATTACACAATCTGGGGTCAGAATATGATCCGAATGAACCAGAAGTAAAGCTCCGATATTCATATCGTGGCTTGGATTCTGGCATCGGGGCCAAAGTTTCTACCCAACTATTTTTATTCTTCTGTTTATCTACCTATTTTTGTCTATTTGTCATTTCCTTTAAAGTTGAAAAGGGTCGTGAAGTGCGGCCGTGATGGTGCTGCTTCAATCCTCCGATGCATCGAATTCGGGCCTCTGCGAGGCGATCGGCTGCTCGATGCGTAGCAATATTATCGTTTCTAGCTATTTGAAAAACGTTGATCAAATTGTCATACACCTGATTTGTCTTCTCAAATGAACGTTCCGAAGAATACCCCTCGAGCTCTACAAAAACATTCATCAAGCCGCCTGCATTGATCACGTAGTCAGGAGCGTACAAAATACCCATTTCCATGAGGGCGTCCCCATGCCGATACTCTGCGAGCTGATTGTTAGCGCCGCCAGCCACGATCTTGCACTTTAGCTTGGACAGACTTTGATCATTGATAACGGCACCCATGGCGCAGGGTGCGAAAACATCGCATTCGCTGGTCACGATCTCTTTGGGATCGATGACAGAAAGGTTAAATCTTAAGGATATTTTTTTTGCTCGATCCTTGTCTATGTCAGCAATTGTGACCACAGCGCCCTCTTTTACGAGGTACTCAACTAGGTGGGATCCCACATTGCCCAGCCCCTGTACGGCAACTCTCACACCCGAAAGAGAATCCACACCCAACTTATACTTCACGGCTGCTCTGATTCCCATGAGTGTGCCATGTGCTGTGTAGGGGCTTGGATCACCTGAGCCTCCGAGAGCTTTAGGGATTCCCGTGACATAAGGGGTTTCCATGAAAATATATTCCATGTCATGAACCGTTGTTCCGACATCCTCAGCCGTAATGTACTTTCCGTTGAGGGAATTCACATAAGCTCCAAAAGCTCTAAAAATACCTTCGCTTTTATGCTTTTTGGGGTCTCCTAAGATGACGGCCTTGCCTCCACCCAGATTCAAGCCAGCAGCGGAAGCTTTGTACGTCATTCCTTTTGATAAACGAAGGACATCTATAAGAGCCTCTTCCTCATTGGCATAATCCCACATTCGCGTCCCGCCAAGTGCAGGGCCTAGAGCTGTATTATGAATGGCAATGATAGCCTTCAAGCCCACTTCCTTGTTATGGCAGAAAATGACCTCTTCATGGTCCCCGTGCTTTTCAATTAACTCAAAGCTCAACATCTCGGCCTCCACCCATTTCTTTTTGGCTCAATCAAGGTTTTATTCAATTGTCCTTTAGGTTGATGATGTCCCAAACACCTTAGAAACTGGGCCTATTGCGGGCAAGTAAAAAATGTGTCCTTCGCCTCGGTCAGATCATAATGTGAACTATAACGCATTTCATCAGGCAGTTGTCTGTGAGCTCCATCGATATGATCCGATTGTTGACTCGGCGCGCTCTTGTGCGGTAACAGCTGCTGCTTATGAATCAGTCTAGATCTCAGGATCAGTGAAGCCCCTTTTACTATTTTTTTTGAACCAGTGCATTTTCTCTGGAGGCAAATCTCTGTTCTATCAAAAATATCTCTTTCCATGTTTCCTTGCCGCAGGTTTTTTGGTTTTGGCAGTCGAAGCTCCGGCGTCGCTTGAAGACTTTGCTCGTGTTCCAACTTTTGGTTCCTCGCCTGGCACGGCCGTGGACAGACGAGGGTCCTGCATAAGGCAACTGATATCTGAGCCTAGGCTGATGCCCGACGAGCAACTGCCAATTGGTGATTTGACCGAATTTGTGAAAACCGACGGATTGAGTCCCTGGTTTTTATTTTTGAGGCAATCGGATTTGGCGAACGCCCAACTTTCAGCAGATCGCATCTTTGAACTCGCTGAAATCTCTCAAAAGATAGAAAATTACAGTGCTGAGGTGGACCATTTTTTGGACTCTCCAGACGTAGCCATAGATCGAAAACTCCGGGTCCTGCTGTACAATCTGGCATTTGTGGCCCAGCTTGTTCGAAGTGGATCAGAGGAAGTTGCTGATATTGTTCGAACACAGCTGGCGATTAGTGATTTTATGGTGCGCCAAATCCAGTGGCTTCAGCATCCCGTTTTCATTGACATGATTTTGTTTGCCTATTCGCACTTTGAAAGTGGCAATGCCGTGGGAGGCGCTGGGCCCGTTGCGATACCGCCTCCTGGCCATGAACCTGGGGTGTTTGATAGCTCTCATGTAGTCCCTCATTTTGGCACATTTAAATTAGCTACGATGAGATCCTCCGCAAATGAGCCTGTCGAAGTCACTGTTGAACCTGATTTTGTCAGCCTTGGTGCTTTGCAAATTTTATTTGAAAATTTACTATCACCTCGTCACGGCGCTAAGGTTGTCGCTGAGACGGCCTTATTCATTTACACAATATACTCTCGGTCGCAACTTTCTGTACGAGACTCCCAATTTCAACGGAAATATATTTTCTTAGATGAGAGGGAGAATCGATCGAACCCCCCAGAAGGGGGGTCTCGTTTGCCACTGAAGAGGCTTATTGAAGATACTTTACGTCCAAGCCTCCTCGATTTTCACACACATCCCTTGATCACTCTCTTTTTTTTGCAATTGGATTTACATTTGTTTGAAACTATTCAACGAACGGGACGACAACTTTCTTTTGAAAATGCCAATGTCTTAAAGATGTTCTCTCCCGTCTTCGCCCGGGTTCTCGACTTTAATTTTTTTGAGGATCTTTTCGCTCTTGATGATCCCCCTGTTGCCGATTCGGAGTCGAACCAGCCGGTGTCATACGGGACAGCTTCCGTAAAAGAAGATGATCCTCAGATAGCGCTCCATATGTTAAAGGCCAGTGGTTATGCTTATGAGCATATCAATAAAGACGCAGAGTTTCTTCGTAAATATTTTCAGCGCTTGGGAAGAATTATAAATTCAGGTCGCTTGAAACACTCAGATCATTTTTTCAACTCTTTGCCAAAATCCCATGCGATCTACACCATCCGTTCAGGCCATAATCACCCGCCCTCATCTTCAAATCCTCTCGTGTACAATCTGCCTTCTTCGGTTGCAAGGACTCTCCTTTTTTCTATTTTAGAGTTATTTCTAAAACCTCATTATTTTTCTTCTCCATACTCTTTGGTTCCGGAGATCTTGAATTTTAAAATTGGGCCAGCCTTTATCCTCGATGACGGGGACGGGAAGCCGCCAACTCCCGACGCAGGCGGAAGTTTTGCAAATCAGGCTCAATTTTTGCGCAAAACTCTTGGAATCCCCAGCGACCTCCCAACAAGCAAGAGTTTGGATGGTGCCCCACCTTTTTCTTTTGTGCTGCCTTCGCAGTCGAATTTAGTCTCTCGATCTGCCGCCGGTGAATCCGATGGTCAGTCAACAGTTTTCAGCCGTGCATTGGATGGCTTCTACAAATGGAAATTAGGTTTTCGAGATTTAGGTACTCGAAAGGCTCAGGAACGGAATGCTCCTCAGAAAAGAAGAAAAGAAGATAGTCGCCTTGAGCGAATCAAACCAGCGTCCTATTTTGGATTATCCAATCGGAATAGAGGCCCCCTTGAGGTTGAGAAAAAGAGACATTCTATTGAGTTACAAGAGGACATTCTAAAGCTGAGTTCTTTTTCTGCTGCCAACGATCTCGATCGTTCCTTTAAAGCTAAATACTCTTTCGCACTCATCGTTCAACGTTTTAAAGCCGAAATTGAAAAAATTGATGCAGACGTAAGAGAGATTCATGGTTGGGCCGTGGACAAAGAAAACGGGATCATTCATTGGATGAATTACCTGTCACTTACATGGCTCCAGAAAGTCAGAGGTGTTGATGAAGAGGATCTCAAACTCGTCATTGAAAGAATAAATCATGATTTAGAACTTTATTTAGAAGTCAGAGATCTGTGCGAAAAAAATGAGAATATTCCGGTTGTTCAACTGATACAGACTCAACTCAATAAGAGAATAGAATTAACTCGAGAGATAAGGGACTCCTTAATTTCTATTTTCTACCACTTGATTGTCGAGAACTCTGATGGCACCCGAAAAGGAAATGAACTTCACAGGATACGTATCAGAATGATCCATATAGGATTCGAATTTCCTGATTAGGCTTGAAGGTTGAGAGAAGGGAGGTCGATTTTTTTAGAACCTTCACTTCATACCTTCCAAATGATGAACACATCGTGTTTGAATCCACTGCTGTCCGGTTTAAATTGTAGATTGAATTGAAAAAGGCCCGATTATCCGGCATTTAGAGACGTCATTACCACACAACGTTTTCCAAATGAGGAGTCAGGCCTTGGCACAAAATACTGTTTTTGGACAAGTAGTCAAATTAATCCCGCGCACGCAGTTCGAATCTTTTGTAAACAAGCACGAGGGTGATCATGGTGTCAGATCACTCGATTGTTGGACCTGGTTTGGGGCATTGCTTTTTGGCCAGCTCACTGGCCACGACTCGATTCGCTCTATCGAGAGAGTTTTTGCAAAAAATGATTCAAAGATAAAAAAACTTGGATTCAATGCCGTTTGCAAAAGCACCTTGGCCGATGCAAATAAAAGTAGGCCTCTCGAGATTTTGGAAAATACTTTCAGTTACTTACTAAGGAAGGCGCAACAGCTTGCTCCAAAAAATAGTTTTCGATTTAATGGCCATATCTCCGTTCTGGATTCGTCCTCGATCAGTTTAAGTTTAAAACTTATGCCATGGTCACAGCAAACCCGCACCGTTGGTGGCGTTAAGCTTCATGCTGCAATCGATTTGGCCGGAGATTTACCCGAGGTCATCGTTTTAGAACCCGCTCGTATTCAGGATTTGCGTGTCGCTCGAAAAGAGTTCAAATTTAAAAAGGGCACTACCGTTATCTTTGATAAAGGCTATTCCGATTTTGAGTGGTTTCGCGATCTGAACGACGCCGGAGTTTTCTTCGTTACCAGATTGAAAACCAGCATTAAATTTAAAGTCGCTAAATCCAGAGTCACGGACCGAACACGAGGGCACATTTGCGATCAAGAAATTTATTTCAACGGTCCCGTCGCTAAGCGAAAAATGCGGTCAAAAACAAAGCTACGACGGATCAGCTACCGCGATCCGGACACGGGAAAAAAACTTATCTTTCTAACAAACCGCTTCGATCTCGCGACGCAGACGATCTGTGACCTATACAAAGCCAGGTGGAAAGTGGAACTTTTCTTTAAAACTCTAAAGCAAAACCTGAAAATTAAAAAATTCCTTGGAAATAGCTTCCACGCTGTGAAAGCGCAGATTTGGGTCGCGTTAATTGCGTATTTGATGGTTCAGATTTGGCGCTTCATGCTGAAGACCAGAATCAGCATCCCCGATGCCATGGCGGTGATTGGGACATTGATCCTTTTAAAAGAGCCACTAAAGCGACTCTTAGGGTCGATGCCACGTAAAACCCGCCACCCGCCTGACAAACAACTGATGCTGCCTATCTAATTTAAACCGGACAGCAGTGGTTTGAATCACGTAATCATAATATTTCTTTTCAAATTCCTTCAAAACATCAACTCGGTCTGTGATCTGATCAAGGTACTCAGTTTTATAAATTTTCAAGAGCCATTTTGTCCCGCTATAAAGTTCATATTTAAAATTCAATTCTTGCGCTCTTTCAACTGAAAGTCTCGTTGCCAATATATCCAAATAATGTTCCCAAAACATAATAGATTTAAACATCTCGCTAGATACGTTTTGAGACTCTGCCCATTGAATCTTAAATCTCATTTCGGTTTTGTTGAGTTCTGATTTTACTCTATGGGCAATATTATTCTCAGGGAGTGATTGAAAAGAAGTACCATAACTTTTCGCTAGAAAGGATTTTATTGTTGGCAAATCATCAGGATAACCGAATTCAATGAGTCGCTCTCTTTCCCAAGTCTTTGGGTCATCATGAATTCTCAAATAATTGAGCAAATGTCTTTCTAAAACTGCCCATTCGGTTCTGCTAACTGAAGCCGAGAACAACTCTTTTTCCTTCAAAAACCTTTCGCCAGCTTCTACAACTTCAAACTTATGGCGATAGGTAGATTCAAGAGACTTGGCGAGTGCTATTCCTGATCTGTATGAAATTTGCGCGGCTATCGGTTGTGAAAATATAAAAGCCATGAGAACGGCAGCTAAACTCTTGTTGCATTTCACGATAGTTAGTGCCCTCTTTCTTGGTGATTCAACTATATGCATGCCCCTTCCCCTACCGGAAGTCTCAAGCAAGGACAATTATTTGGAGTGATTGGTAAAAACTACTGTAGCTTCTCTTAAAAATATCGTAATATTTTCCGAATCCGAACCTAATATTTAGATTGAATAATTCAGAAGTCCGGGTTTTCAACTTTAAACGACTCTGAATCAGAATACAAAAATGATACTTTGCTGCTTTCAGAATTACTTTGGATCTGCAGCCAACCTATTTCGACATGTCCTTATTTTATTCCCCTGGCGCTGACGGGCCTCGAATATTCTCTCTGCTTCAGTCAGCTTAATACGCAGGTCCTTGAGCCCCTGTTCCAGTTCATTTCGTTTTTTCACATCGCTAATTTTAGGCAAATGATTGATAATGAGAAGAATGAGATGTGCTCTCATTCGAGCGATATCAAATTTTGAGAGGGGCGAGTTCGTTTCAGGTCCTTTTGCAATAGCAACCCACTTGAGTGTATTCAATTGTTCACGATAGAATGGTTTTTTGAAGAAGAGATTCAGAGGTGCTTTTTTTGGAGTGGCTCACAATTTCCGGCCCCTCTCTGCGCACCCACGCCGGTTCTTTAGAAGGGTGTTCTGTCTTCTTTCAGAGGGGTCCCCTTTTCGGGCCGAAACTGAGCAGTTTTACGATATCTAAGCGTTCTCTGCGTTCTGCGGACCCTGCGATTTCCTGAACTAAATCTGGAGAAGGTCCGATGAGGTCACCTAATTCTCTGTTAAATACAGTTCGGAAAAGAAGCTCGGCACAAGGTTCCCAAGGAGCGCAATGGATGGCATTCGATGCTTTTCTAGATTCACTTGCATGCCACTCAGCGCGATCAAGAGTCCCGTCGGCAGAAAAAGTAAAAACTGCGTCTTCTATGTATTTATCATCAGATACGTCGCTGCTCAGGGACCACGTGACCGCAATGTCAGCGAGTAAAGGACTTCCTTTCCCAAATACCCAACGGGCATAGGTTTCTGTAGCCATAAATGCAAACCTGCCATTTCGAAATTGCCTCAAAGGTACTGACAATTTATATTCCAAGCTCGTAATTTCAGAATGAGATCCGATCTGTACAGAGCCTTGAGTTAATTCATAATGAATTTTTACCTCCGAACCGTCAGAAGGAACCTTAAAACTCTTTATGAGATGGAATCGTGTTGTATCTTTCCTGGGATGAGTCGCCCTTTCCAAGGTGAGGCCTTCGCCGAGATCAATATCGATACTCGACAGGTAGCGGCCTCCAGGTCGACTCAGTTGAAGCGTTTCAAACGATTGATCATCATAAACTTGCTTTCCATTTCTTTCATGAATGGTTACAATGGGTAACTTAAAAGCAGGGGTTGAGACACGAATGTAATACCGTGAATCAGAATCAATGTTCACATATCGTGAATTTGGGCCCAAATAGCTCAGGCATCTGCTCGCTCCAACGGCCGAATTAAACTCAAAAGCAAAAAGACCCACGACAAAAGATAAAAATATTTGGAATTTCATCCGCCCTCTATATGTGAGCTCAAAGAAAATGACAAATGTTTTGGAATGATTGGCAAAAAATTGCCTTGTGGTCTCCATCAGAAAATCATTTTCCACATGAAAACAGCAAGTAATCCTAGAAAGTTCACTAGAGCAACTAGTTTCCAGCCCAGCTCTATCGAAACCTGGCGTTCCGCAGTATCGAGAGATCTGGAGTCTTCAAAATCTTCAACCCTTTTGATCAGTTCAGTTTCCAAACGATTGTTCTCGCTTTTTAGATAAGAGATTTGCCGTTCCAATTCCGATTGAACTTGGTTTAGTCGTTCCTCCTGGACCTTCGCCACATCTCCTGAATTAAATGAGTTTTGTGGGTGCCATCCTGGCTGTTTATCAATCAGAGCCATATACCACTGAAGGGCTCTAAATATGTGAGGAGGTGCCGAGTCTTCGTTCTTGGTCCACCTTGTCCATGCAGAAGGGTCAACCAGCAAGAGCTGCGCCATTTTTCGGCGACTCAAGCCAAGAGAGATTCGTATGTCTTCGAGGTGCCCAATTTTCTTCTGAATGACTGCAGTCTCAGCCTCATATTTGAGTCGCAGGGAGGTCTTTGATCTGTCAGCGCCCCCTTTTTCACGAAGTTTTGCCTCAGAATATGACTCAAAAACCATGCTTTTCGATGCATATTCAGCATCGATTTTAGGTTGAATTCTCCTGGGCTCCAATTCGGAATTATCCTTTGTCTCCTGATTTAGTGTTTCCATTTATCATCCTTAATATTGTGTTTTACATAATCATTATTGTGAAATACAATGAAATATGAAGCAAATCACAATTGGATAGAGAGCGCCGCATAAAATTGTCTAAAATTCGTTTTGGATAGACAGGTTGCATTCTTGACCCTGCCCTCCATATGCCTACTTTCAAATTTGACTGTAACTTATAGTTATAAGTCACAGTATTAAGTAGTTGATTATATTTAATTTAAAGAGTGTACTGGTTAAGGTCTTATACTTGATCGCATAGCATTGGATTGCGTCAACCGCAATGACTCGATGAGTATAAACTAAAGTTAGTTATACAAAAACCACACGCGAGGTATATGCAGCATGGCAAGCACATCACGCTATTCACTCAACAAGAATAAGTACCTTCTTGATCCTGAATTTGAAAGGCTAGAGTATTTACTCAAAAGCCATTTAAAGAGAGACCCACGCAACTGTGTATTGCTTTTTTTGGCCTTAAATACGGGAGCTAGAGCCACCGAGCTGCTCAATCTCGGCCAGAAAGATATCAATGTTTACGAATCTAGTCTTTTTATCAAGGGGATAAAGGGCAGCAATGACCGAGAGATCCCACTGCCGCATTGGCTATTTGGGGAGCTCCAACAACTGGCTGCCAGGGCTCCTGACAGAGAAAGACTATTTCCCATTGGCTACAACAGATTTCGGCAGATATGGGATCTCTATCGGCCCGTCCCCAAAAAACTTCACTCCCTGCGGCACACATTTGCCATCAGGCTTTATCGAAAAACAAAGGACTTGCGACTCCTACAGGTTGCCCTCGGCCACCGCAATATTACAAATACAATGGTCTACGCTGACTATTTGTATTCCCAGCAGGAGCTGAGAAAACTCATTCTCTAGAAGCTAAAAAAGGTCCTTCACTGCCGAGAAAATCTCAACTTCCGGAGCTAGAGTCATTTCTTTGTTTAAGCTTCCACGAACCAATTTTTTAGTCTCTTCGGTGAGGCTGTTACGCAATTCTCCCAAAAATTTTGGAGGAGCAACCAGTATGAGACTCTCAAAGTCAGATTTACATCGGCTTTTTTCCAAAACTTCTGCAATGGCCTTTGAGAACCGCTGCGCCAACTGGCGTTCGATATCAACCTCTGTTCCTGTCGTGTGTTTGTGAGTCCGCGTGTAGCCCTTAAGGGTCGGTCGCTCCGCCGTGAATTCATGTATCTTGTCGCGGCCCTCCGGGAATTCGAGACCTTTTACAAACTTTATCCCTTGCGTAAGCGATATAAGACGAAACACCTTCGCATGGCTTTCGTCAGCAACCAGAATCCAGGCATTTTTATTTGGCATCAGAGAACCTCCTCGATACCCATGGTCTTACAAGAAACGTGACACTCCTGCACCTGTATAACGAATCTAAAGAAAATAATGGGAAATTCTTGCGATCTCTGGGTGAATTCTGAGTCTATTTGTCCCTATCCTATTTACTGGGTGCAAAAGAGTACAGATTCTGCCATTAGAACCTGATAGTCAGTTCCAAAAGGCTTTGCCTTTTCGATTTGATAAACAGGTTCTGTAAGATTCTTGTTATGGACGCACTCTTTAATTTTCTTCACTTCTTCGGGTCGAGATTGAGTCCACTTTATCTGTGTATCGTTGGCTATTGCGTTCTCATACAAGTCCATTTCTCGAGGCCGCCAAAGCTCATCAGAGGAGAGGCTGGGGTCGATAGGGACATCAAAATCCGGTGTAATTCCCCTTCCTTGATGTGAAAGGCCACTCGACTGATAAAATTGGTGGCTTGTATAGAATAACAGAACTCTATTCTCTTTTGAGCCTCCG from Bdellovibrionales bacterium includes these protein-coding regions:
- a CDS encoding Glu/Leu/Phe/Val dehydrogenase; the encoded protein is MLSFELIEKHGDHEEVIFCHNKEVGLKAIIAIHNTALGPALGGTRMWDYANEEEALIDVLRLSKGMTYKASAAGLNLGGGKAVILGDPKKHKSEGIFRAFGAYVNSLNGKYITAEDVGTTVHDMEYIFMETPYVTGIPKALGGSGDPSPYTAHGTLMGIRAAVKYKLGVDSLSGVRVAVQGLGNVGSHLVEYLVKEGAVVTIADIDKDRAKKISLRFNLSVIDPKEIVTSECDVFAPCAMGAVINDQSLSKLKCKIVAGGANNQLAEYRHGDALMEMGILYAPDYVINAGGLMNVFVELEGYSSERSFEKTNQVYDNLINVFQIARNDNIATHRAADRLAEARIRCIGGLKQHHHGRTSRPFSTLKEMTNRQK
- a CDS encoding IS4 family transposase, with product MAQNTVFGQVVKLIPRTQFESFVNKHEGDHGVRSLDCWTWFGALLFGQLTGHDSIRSIERVFAKNDSKIKKLGFNAVCKSTLADANKSRPLEILENTFSYLLRKAQQLAPKNSFRFNGHISVLDSSSISLSLKLMPWSQQTRTVGGVKLHAAIDLAGDLPEVIVLEPARIQDLRVARKEFKFKKGTTVIFDKGYSDFEWFRDLNDAGVFFVTRLKTSIKFKVAKSRVTDRTRGHICDQEIYFNGPVAKRKMRSKTKLRRISYRDPDTGKKLIFLTNRFDLATQTICDLYKARWKVELFFKTLKQNLKIKKFLGNSFHAVKAQIWVALIAYLMVQIWRFMLKTRISIPDAMAVIGTLILLKEPLKRLLGSMPRKTRHPPDKQLMLPI
- a CDS encoding site-specific integrase, with translation MASTSRYSLNKNKYLLDPEFERLEYLLKSHLKRDPRNCVLLFLALNTGARATELLNLGQKDINVYESSLFIKGIKGSNDREIPLPHWLFGELQQLAARAPDRERLFPIGYNRFRQIWDLYRPVPKKLHSLRHTFAIRLYRKTKDLRLLQVALGHRNITNTMVYADYLYSQQELRKLIL
- a CDS encoding host attachment protein, yielding MPNKNAWILVADESHAKVFRLISLTQGIKFVKGLEFPEGRDKIHEFTAERPTLKGYTRTHKHTTGTEVDIERQLAQRFSKAIAEVLEKSRCKSDFESLILVAPPKFLGELRNSLTEETKKLVRGSLNKEMTLAPEVEIFSAVKDLF